The DNA segment AGAATGCCGGAAGGGGTGCGTGTAGTCATGATATGGATGAAGCGTTGCGCCATGCGCGCGTAGAAAACATCCACCGAGACCGGCTTCTCGCCATCTGTGAAGGCATTCCTGTCAGGACAGCCATGTAGGAAAACCATATCCAGGTCAGAACCAAAACCCAACTCGATACCACCCAACTTGCCATAGCCGAGAACCGCAAAACCGGTCTCATCCTGGTTCAGTCCCGGGGGCCTGCCGTGGCGTCGCACCAACTCCCGGTAGGTGAGTTGAATCACCTGTTCAATGACGCTTTCAGCGATCCAGGTCAGATAGTCACTGACCACCATCAAGGGGATCTGGTCAGCGATATCCGCCGCTGCCACACGCAGCCTGTTACTCTGGGCGAAGAGACGCAGCAACTCCATCTGGCTCTCCAGATCATCCGCATCGATACGGGAGACTTGATCGGCCAATTCCACATTGAGCTCATCCCGCTTGAGCGGAGAGTAGAGCCGCCGAGGATCGATCAGTTCGTCCAACAGGATAGGGTGACGGGTCAGCATATTCGCAACCCAGGGACTGACGGCGGTCAGTTTGACCAACTGTGACAGCACCAACGGATTCTCAACCAGCAGTGCAATGTAGGCGGTACGCTGGACGACCGCCTCGAGCAGACCGATCACCCGTTGCAGTGCGTCGTCAGCCCACTCCGACCGGCCTACCGCCTCCAGCAGCAGTGGCATCAATTGATCCAGCCGCTCCCGCCCCTTGGTACTCAGCCGTCGGTAGGCATGACTCTCCCGAAATGTGTGCAATTCCTGTAAGGCCACATCACCCTGCCTGAAGCCCACCGCCTCAAGGGCTGATATCGCCTGCTCCTGATCAACGCTTTCATGCCACACCCCAGTAAGTGGCTGACTCTCCTCATCACTGGATGTCTGCGGTGCTGCAAACACCATATCGAATTGCCCCTGGACCCGCTTGCGGTACTGTTCCAGCTGGACAGAAAAGTCATCCCAGCAGACATATCCCATGGACCGGGCCAGGCGCAGTCTGCCTGCTTCATCTTCAGGCAACAGATGGGTCTGTCTGTCCTGCCATGCCTGCAGGCGATTCTCTACCAGGCGCAGAAAACGATAGGCCTCACTCAGCTCCTGCACCGTATACGCCGGCAACAGTTCCCGCTCCTGCAGACATTGCAACACAAGCAGTATGGGACGAATCTGTAATGCCTTGTCACGGCCACCGCGAATCAACTGAAAGGCCTGACCGATGAATTCGATCTCGCGAATGCCACCGGGACCCAGCTTGATATTGGCCTGCATCCCTTTTTTATGCAGTTCGCTACTGATCAGCTGCTTCATCTCACGCAGGGACTCTATGGCCCCGAAATCGAGATAACGACGATAGACGAAGGGGCGTAACAGGGCCATCAACTCATCCCCCGCCTGGGGATCACCCGCCACCACCCGCGCCTTGATCATGGCGTAGCGTTCCCACTCCCGTCCCTGCGAGCCATAGTAGCTCTCCAAGGCACTGAAACTCATGGCCAGGGGTCCGACATTGCCAAACGGGCGCAACCGGGTATCCACCCTGAAAACGAAACCATCGCCAGTGTGATTGTCGAGTACCTGCACCATGCGCTGGCAGAGGCGGATAAAAAACTGCTCATTGGTCAATTGCCGCGCGCCATCGGTGTGGCCCGCTTCCGGATAGGCGAAGATCAGATCGATATCCGATGACAGGTTGAGCTCCCTGGCCCCCAACTTTCCCATCCCAAGGACCACCAGGGACTGCGCCTCTCCTGCCTGGTTGCGCGGGGTGCCCATCTGCTCACAAAACCAGGTGTAGAGTTTCTGCAGCGACCACTCGATACAACAGTCCGCCAATGCGGAGAGATCTTCAAGAGTCTCATCCAATGGCGCCAATCCGGCAAGGTCGCGCCATATAATGCGCACCATCTGGCGGCGTCTGAAATCTCTTAGCACCCGCGATAGCGCCGCTTCATCGTCGACACCCTGCAGCAGGCCCGCAAGCTTTTGCGCCAATTCCCCCTCGCCGAAGGAACTGTTCAGCTCCCCCTGTCGATACAGTTCCGGTAACAGCCCGAGATGGCGAAACGCGGATTGAACCACATAATCGCTTGCCTCCCAGACCTTCAGTGCGGCTTGGTGAAATTCGGCCTCCCGGGGTATCGGCAGATCCGCCTCAACCAGCTTCTGCTGCCACTGTTGCCACTGTTTTTCTGTCTCTTGTTGCAGATTCACACACAAACCCATGTCAGATTCAGGGTGGGACTATGCCACTTATAAATTGATGCGCCAGGTATCGATTGGTCGTTTCAAATATGATTGCAGCTTCAACCTGGCCTTGCCTATTCCCTGTAATTTGGCAGTCTAACAGTTTTTCTCCCCGTGATTGTTAAGCACTATCTCGAGATCCCGCATCCTGTCGATATCCACCCCCCCTACCGCTACGTATCACAATCAAGCATCGATCAACATAGTTGGCACCTGGTATGGACTGGATCAGCTTCTTTTCAACCCCTCTGAAACCGCATGGACATTCTGTGTAGGTGCCGACCCTGTCACCTCGACCCGCGGCTGCACGCTTGCCATGGGGTGTATCCAGACACTGAAGTGCAACACAATCAATTGAATTTGGCCTTCCAATCATGATGCACAGACAATTGTCTTATCCAACTAGCTGGAGTCGGCATCACTGACTTTGAACTCCGATAATAATTCGCTTAAGAGATCGATCTCACTCGACATCACCTCACTCGCTTTAAAGCTCTTGGCTGAATCCTCGGATGTAGCTTCCGCCACGTGGGTGATTTCAACGATATTACGGTTGATGTCTTCCGCAACTGCGCTCTGCTCCTCGGCTGCGGTGGCGATCTGTGCACTCATCTGGGAGATGGTATCGATTACCCGGGTTATCTCCTCGAGGGAGTCATGGGCACGACCTGCCTGTTGCACACTCTCGGCGGCTTGCTGTTGACTGGTCTCCATTACCGTAACGGTTTCACGTACACCGCTCTGCAGGCTCTCGATCATCTCCTGGATCTCCTTGGTGGAGTCCTGGGTGCGTTTGGCCAGGGTTCTGACCTCATCGGCTACAACCGCAAAGCCCCGTCCCTGTTCACCAGCACGCGCAGCCTCGATAGCGGCATTCAAGGCCAACAGGTTGGTTTGGTCCGCGATCCCGCGTATCACATCGAGTACCGATCCGATACGCTCACTGTCCTGCTCAACATGCTGTACCGTCTCCACCGCCTTACCCACGTCAGAAGCCAAGGCATCGATACTGCCGGTAACGTCATTCACCACATCCCGACCGTGGTTGGCCTGTTGGTCGGCCTGGTTGGCAGCCTCTGCGGTCTGGGTGGTATTCTGCGCCACCTCATGGACGGTGGCGGACATCTCTGTCATCGCCGTCGCCACTTGCGTGGTCTGTTCATGTTGTTTACTGATGCCATCTTTGGCATGTTCCGCCAAAACTGTGAATTCACTGATCTGGTGACTGATATTTCCAGTGGCGCTGAAGACCTTTTGAATCATCTGCTCTGTTTTGTCGGCAAAACGATTGTAAGCACGCGACAGTCGTGCAACCTCGTCAGAACCAGACTCATCCATACGAACGGTCAAATCCCCTTCAGCAGAGGCAATACCTTCCATCGCCTTGGCGGCGCCACTGATCGGCTTGACAACGCCGAGGCTGATCAACCACACCATGGCCCCAATCAGCAATATTGAGAACAGCCCCAATCCAATCACGATCAGCTGCAAGCTCGATATGGAGTCGGCAAAATAGGCGCGGTCTTTTGCCACCACCAATACCCCGATGGTCTCACCAGAGTAGTTCTCCACCGGTGCCGCATAGTAGGAGACAGGCTTATCGCCCAATTCACCTGTATCGAAGAGATGTTCGCCCTTGCCCAGTCCTTTCATCTGCTCGGCTGAGACAAGATCATTGTTCACCATTGTCGAAGCAAACCGATCCAACTTGCCATTACGGTCGATATGGAGTTCCAGGTCGATCTCATGCTGTTTGGCATACTCGTCGAAAAACGACTGCCCAAAGGACATGCCGAATTCCACGGTACCCACATGAGAACCGCCATTGCTCACAGGCACCAATCCCCTAACGCCAAGTCCGGCCACGCCCACTTCCAGGCCCTGTATCGCACTCTTACTCTGATTGCCTTCCACCACCGTAAAGCGAAAAGAGGAGAGGTCATCACCGAACTTGGCCGGCTTGTGCACCCTCAAAAATGAGGTTGCCGGGGGTTCATGAAATTGAAACTGCCGAACGCCATACTCCTTCTTGAGCACCTGGAATCCCGGCACGAAGAGTGCCTCCAGCGCGTCCCGGTCACGTGCGGCAAAGTGCTCCTGCACAATGGGAATCCCGGCAACCAGGGCACTCATCGCCCGGGCCAGCCTTCCCTCCGACTCGATCCCCGCTACCACGGTCTCAAAGATCTCTCCCATCTCATTCTCTTCCGCCGCATGCAGGACCCCCCCCATGTAGTTGAAGGTGATCGAGAGGGTAATGGCGAGAACAATAGTAACAGCCAAGACTGTTGCGACGACAAATCGCAGCGAGATACCGATATTCCGAAACATGAGTTTTCCCCGATAGAGTGATGATGATTTCCGTGAATAAATATGGTTCCAAATCGTAGTCAGTAGCGGCATTCACAAAAAAATATTTACCTCACAGAATGAAAAAAGCCCCGTGCCTTTGAGGCACGGGGCTTTTTGTGGGTCTAAAACCTGGGAGCGTGAATTACATCATGCCGCCCATGCCGCCCATGCCGCCCATGTCACCCATCGGCGGGGCCGCGGCTTCATCCTTCGGCTCCTCGGCCACCATGCACTCGGTGGTGACCATCAAGCCGGCCACGGAGGAGGCATTCTGCAATGCATAACGGGTCACCTTGGTGGGATCAAGGATACCCATCTCCATCATATCGCCATACTCATCATTGCTGGCATTGAAACCAAAGTTGCCGTCGCCACCGCGTACCTTGTCGAGCACAACTGAGGGCTCACCACCCGCATTGGCCACGATCTGACGCAATGGTTCTTCCATGGAGCGGCAGGCAATCGCAATCCCCACATCCTGGTCGTGATTTTCACCGGTCAGTTTCTCAATCGCCTGCAGGGCGCGCACCAGTGCGACACCGCCGCCGGGCACAATGCCTTCTTCAACAGCAGCACGGGTAGCATGCAGCGCATCCTCGACCCGTGCTTTCTTCTCTTTCATCTCGACCTCAGTGGCCGCACCAACCTTGATTACCGCCACACCGCCAGCCAGCTTGGCCACACGCTCCTGCAGCTTTTCACGATCGTAATCGGAGGAGGTCTCCTCGATCTGGGCACGGATCTGCTCGACCCGGGCCTTGATATCACCCTCTACGCCGGCACCATCGATTATGGTGGTCTCCTCTTTGGATATGGTCACCTTTTTGGCGTTACCCAGATCGTCCAGGGTGGCCTTCTCAAGGGAGAGACCGACCTCTTCCGAGATCACGGTGCCACCGGTGAGGATCGCGATATCCTGCAGCAT comes from the Candidatus Thiodiazotropha sp. CDECU1 genome and includes:
- the glnE gene encoding bifunctional [glutamate--ammonia ligase]-adenylyl-L-tyrosine phosphorylase/[glutamate--ammonia-ligase] adenylyltransferase, coding for MNLQQETEKQWQQWQQKLVEADLPIPREAEFHQAALKVWEASDYVVQSAFRHLGLLPELYRQGELNSSFGEGELAQKLAGLLQGVDDEAALSRVLRDFRRRQMVRIIWRDLAGLAPLDETLEDLSALADCCIEWSLQKLYTWFCEQMGTPRNQAGEAQSLVVLGMGKLGARELNLSSDIDLIFAYPEAGHTDGARQLTNEQFFIRLCQRMVQVLDNHTGDGFVFRVDTRLRPFGNVGPLAMSFSALESYYGSQGREWERYAMIKARVVAGDPQAGDELMALLRPFVYRRYLDFGAIESLREMKQLISSELHKKGMQANIKLGPGGIREIEFIGQAFQLIRGGRDKALQIRPILLVLQCLQERELLPAYTVQELSEAYRFLRLVENRLQAWQDRQTHLLPEDEAGRLRLARSMGYVCWDDFSVQLEQYRKRVQGQFDMVFAAPQTSSDEESQPLTGVWHESVDQEQAISALEAVGFRQGDVALQELHTFRESHAYRRLSTKGRERLDQLMPLLLEAVGRSEWADDALQRVIGLLEAVVQRTAYIALLVENPLVLSQLVKLTAVSPWVANMLTRHPILLDELIDPRRLYSPLKRDELNVELADQVSRIDADDLESQMELLRLFAQSNRLRVAAADIADQIPLMVVSDYLTWIAESVIEQVIQLTYRELVRRHGRPPGLNQDETGFAVLGYGKLGGIELGFGSDLDMVFLHGCPDRNAFTDGEKPVSVDVFYARMAQRFIHIMTTRTPSGILYEVDMRLRPNGNSGMMVSSLETFETYQHHNAWTWEHQALVRARVVAGDKRVNDRFEAIRKVVLSESRDPAQLQGEVIEMREKMRASLDKSNQDQFDLKQGTGGIVDIEFMVQYTVLRWAHDYPDLLAWTDNIRLLETMSKLGLLNDYAAERMMGIYKVLRAAYHRSALQDLPALVESGKLTEERALVQDIWSCLMQNKKTEREMFQ
- a CDS encoding methyl-accepting chemotaxis protein, whose amino-acid sequence is MFRNIGISLRFVVATVLAVTIVLAITLSITFNYMGGVLHAAEENEMGEIFETVVAGIESEGRLARAMSALVAGIPIVQEHFAARDRDALEALFVPGFQVLKKEYGVRQFQFHEPPATSFLRVHKPAKFGDDLSSFRFTVVEGNQSKSAIQGLEVGVAGLGVRGLVPVSNGGSHVGTVEFGMSFGQSFFDEYAKQHEIDLELHIDRNGKLDRFASTMVNNDLVSAEQMKGLGKGEHLFDTGELGDKPVSYYAAPVENYSGETIGVLVVAKDRAYFADSISSLQLIVIGLGLFSILLIGAMVWLISLGVVKPISGAAKAMEGIASAEGDLTVRMDESGSDEVARLSRAYNRFADKTEQMIQKVFSATGNISHQISEFTVLAEHAKDGISKQHEQTTQVATAMTEMSATVHEVAQNTTQTAEAANQADQQANHGRDVVNDVTGSIDALASDVGKAVETVQHVEQDSERIGSVLDVIRGIADQTNLLALNAAIEAARAGEQGRGFAVVADEVRTLAKRTQDSTKEIQEMIESLQSGVRETVTVMETSQQQAAESVQQAGRAHDSLEEITRVIDTISQMSAQIATAAEEQSAVAEDINRNIVEITHVAEATSEDSAKSFKASEVMSSEIDLLSELLSEFKVSDADSS